A genome region from Geobacter pickeringii includes the following:
- a CDS encoding helix-turn-helix domain-containing protein, producing the protein MADIKSQIKELRLGEKIRKLRQERRLTLQELSELSGLSKPLLSQIENDQVTPPIATLLKISKGLKVGIHYFFEEEEDQQKFVLTRAAQQVASRRRTGNDAPHGYVYRSLAPGIRHKPMEPFLVEFELREWEDGFFYKHDGFEFIYLLAGELEFHYGEETMRLLPGDSIYYDSTEPHGYVSVGTEKAAAVAVLYSRE; encoded by the coding sequence GTGGCAGACATCAAATCACAGATCAAGGAACTGCGTCTCGGCGAGAAGATCCGCAAGCTGCGCCAGGAGCGCCGGCTGACCCTCCAGGAGCTTTCGGAGCTCTCCGGTCTCTCCAAACCGCTCCTCTCCCAGATCGAGAACGATCAGGTCACCCCCCCCATCGCAACGCTCCTCAAGATCTCCAAGGGGCTCAAGGTCGGCATCCACTACTTCTTCGAGGAAGAGGAGGACCAGCAGAAGTTCGTCCTCACCCGCGCCGCCCAGCAGGTGGCGAGCCGGCGACGCACCGGCAACGACGCCCCCCACGGCTATGTCTACCGTTCCCTCGCCCCCGGCATCCGGCACAAACCGATGGAGCCGTTTCTGGTGGAGTTCGAGCTGCGGGAGTGGGAGGACGGCTTCTTCTACAAACACGACGGGTTCGAATTCATCTACCTGCTTGCGGGGGAGCTGGAGTTCCACTACGGTGAGGAGACGATGCGGCTGCTGCCGGGCGACAGCATCTATTACGACTCCACGGAACCCCACGGCTATGTATCGGTGGGAACGGAGAAGGCGGCGGCGGTGGCGGTCCTCTACTCCCGGGAGTGA
- a CDS encoding PilZ domain-containing protein — protein sequence MDERTCRRMPVRVGCWLVELDGLSCLYTFDISENGVSVVTEDPFPVGQVVKLQFFTPHSARAVTLEAEVVWSCLEPEGGMGLKFINLDEKGRGVLREFSLLLRQQQGEAADHSRE from the coding sequence GTGGACGAGCGTACCTGCAGGCGGATGCCGGTGAGGGTGGGATGCTGGCTCGTGGAGCTCGACGGACTGTCGTGCCTCTATACGTTCGACATCTCAGAGAACGGGGTTTCGGTCGTCACCGAAGACCCGTTTCCCGTCGGGCAGGTGGTGAAACTCCAGTTCTTCACCCCCCATTCGGCCCGGGCCGTCACCCTTGAGGCGGAGGTGGTCTGGAGTTGTCTCGAGCCGGAGGGGGGGATGGGGCTCAAATTCATCAATCTCGACGAAAAGGGAAGGGGGGTCCTGCGGGAATTCTCCCTCCTCCTCCGCCAGCAGCAGGGAGAGGCCGCGGATCACTCCCGGGAGTAG